The segment GACACCAAAGAATAATTGTTATAATGCAAACTAAAGTGACAAACCATTGCTTCAGAGTAAATGGGTCACGGGATGGATGCAGttgcaaaattttcacATTTGGCTCAGGGGGGAAGGTTATAATCAATAGTACCCAAATTGTCATGATACAAATGAAGCACACAGGTAGCGCAATCATAAACCATTCGGCCCAAGATGGCGAAGGGTCCATTATAccaatagaaaaaatattctgaGGAGAAGCGATGGGAGAAGACATACCACCGATATTGGAGGCAAGAGCGATACCCAGAATTAGAGCCTTGGCATAGGAACAGTTTCTTGGTAGTGTTCTGAGCAAGGGTTGAACGATTGAATAGCAAAGGACGGGAGCAGCGACATTAGAAACCCACATGGAGACAAAGAGCGCTACAAACATATTTGTTAGAAGAATAAAATGCGGGTTTGTACCGGCGGAAGCCAAAATGTGCGTAGAAAGGACTTTGGCAATGTTGTATTTGGAAAGAGCAGCTGCTAAAGTAAACCCACCTAACAAAAGCATGATGACACTCGACCACATTGTCGATAAGATGAACTGAGAAGAATCGCGGGGAGACATCGGTTGGGAGGTGGCCGGGTCCTTGATAACGGGGAACACCACAATGAGCAGAGGAATCATTAGAGAGGTCACGAAAAGGGGGATTGTTTCAGTGGCCCACAATAAAGATGCATATATTAAGATGGCGAAACAGTTTTTCTGTAGAGAATCTTTGGTGAACGGGGTCAAATTAAAAGTTAATAATGCGATGAAGCACGAGGTGATTAAtacaaattttaaaaacGAAGTTTGGCTTATAATGAATTTTAACCATTGCTTGGGCGGCAAATGCATGAGTTCATGGAAAGTTATAGAGTCCGTCGATGGAGCAATGATACCGGCACCGCCACTTGACATTGCCATGGATTCGGTAATATTGGCACTGGGGCGCAATTGACTGGAACTTAACTTCGAAAATTTCTTGTTGTCGGTCTTGGCAGATTGGTACTTTCTTTCTAAATTCATCATATCCTTCCAAACAGTGTTTCTTTCCCAAACGACATGATCTCTCAAATGAGAGGACAATTCACGTTCGGCATCCTGGAAATCGAGGACTTCTTGCCTGTtaccatcttcatcttcttcgttaCCACCGCCgttttcatcattgttGATCCGGTCAGCGTCCAAGTTAAACGTGTTGGATAATCGGCGCGTGCCCTTGTTCAAGCTGGCATAAGTGAGAATGGTCTCGGTAATGTGATGCTGAATCCTATTTATTGTAGCAGGATTAAAGACATGCGAATGGAATTTAATATAGTTCAAGTAGTTCTGCTTCAAGTTCGTGTTCAAGGACTTGTCAAATTTCTTGCAAATCTTGGAGAACCCGGTTTGGTTCAACTCAATAAAGTCCTTCAACTCGGATAACTGGGTATAGATCGATatcaatctttttttcaaagacaGCCTATGCTGGGTGAAAGGAGAAAGATAGACCGGGTTAGAGTTAGAAAGCGACATTGAAGTAGAGGCCAGGTTTTGTATTGAGTTCCCGTTATTAGTCGCGTTCGAGACCTGCGTATGGATGACGGGTGCAGAGTCGATGGACATGTCCGTCAAAGAGGGGTTGGAGTCCGTAGAGGAGACACTACTAAACCTTCTTTGGCGTTGTTGTGACTTAGACTTCCTGTTTCTTGCAACACTTTGCGATTGatgctgttgctgctggtTGAACAATTGGGTGGCCTTGTTGGTGTTTTCCAGTTCCATGACATCGTCCTTCAATTCGTTGTAGTTAGCGATAAGACCTGTTTCTTGAGATATATAGAATTtatcgatttttttcaattcttgaTTTAAGGCAGCAACAAATTTGGAAATGTAGAATTGGTCATCTGGAGACGCATCTGCCAATAGCGGCAgattttcatcatcggtGTCGCCTGGCTCCACAACATGGCGCTTATTGTTACTGTAAAGCTTATCCTTTTGCAAAGAATAGAttagttttttcaactgcGAATACGCCAGATACTTGGTAGACCATTCCGGTACAGAATTGAACTGTAAGGAATGCGAGAACTTCATTTCACCCTGGAAGTCAGCGTGTCTTCtttaaagttttctttttatttaattaagtaaaaaaagaaaaaagttatttttACCAAGATTTTGAGCGGCATTTTTCCTACTTACTTATCAATTTTCTTGCATGCAAGATatactctttttttgttttattttttttttcaaagatttaaaATTAGTCCTGATCAAAGGCCATCACGTGgatgccaaaaaaaaagggaattCTGGGTAACCTTTTAACTTTactcaatttcttgaaaatgtTACCCTACTGTCAAAATAGAATTCAAGGTAGGGTAATAAATGTTGACC is part of the Saccharomyces paradoxus chromosome XIV, complete sequence genome and harbors:
- the PHO91 gene encoding Pho91p (Low-affinity vacuolar phosphate transporter~similar to YNR013C); translation: MKFSHSLQFNSVPEWSTKYLAYSQLKKLIYSLQKDKLYSNNKRHVVEPGDTDDENLPLLADASPDDQFYISKFVAALNQELKKIDKFYISQETGLIANYNELKDDVMELENTNKATQLFNQQQQHQSQSVARNRKSKSQQRQRRFSSVSSTDSNPSLTDMSIDSAPVIHTQVSNATNNGNSIQNLASTSMSLSNSNPVYLSPFTQHRLSLKKRLISIYTQLSELKDFIELNQTGFSKICKKFDKSLNTNLKQNYLNYIKFHSHVFNPATINRIQHHITETILTYASLNKGTRRLSNTFNLDADRINNDENGGGNEEDEDGNRQEVLDFQDAERELSSHLRDHVVWERNTVWKDMMNLERKYQSAKTDNKKFSKLSSSQLRPSANITESMAMSSGGAGIIAPSTDSITFHELMHLPPKQWLKFIISQTSFLKFVLITSCFIALLTFNLTPFTKDSLQKNCFAILIYASLLWATETIPLFVTSLMIPLLIVVFPVIKDPATSQPMSPRDSSQFILSTMWSSVIMLLLGGFTLAAALSKYNIAKVLSTHILASAGTNPHFILLTNMFVALFVSMWVSNVAAPVLCYSIVQPLLRTLPRNCSYAKALILGIALASNIGGMSSPIASPQNIFSIGIMDPSPSWAEWFMIALPVCFICIMTIWVLLIITFPPEPNVKILQLHPSRDPFTLKQWFVTLVCIITIILWCLSNQISGIFGEMGIISIIPIVVFFGTGLLTSDDFNNFMWTIVVLAMGGTTLGKAVSSSGLLSTMAQLIKAQVEHEPIFIIVLIFGLVILVMATFVSHTVAAMIIVPLMSEIGSNLPSGDHSRLLIVIAALLCSSAMGLPTSGFPNVTAISMIDEVGDRYLTVGTFITRGVPASLLSYAAIVTVGYGILKVMGF